Below is a window of Streptomyces sp. NBC_00223 DNA.
GATTCTCGCCTTCGGCGCGGTCCGGGAACAGCCGTGGGTGCACAAGGGGAAGGTGAAGGTCCGTCAGATCACCACCCTGGCGCTCTCCTTCGACCACCGGCTGGTCGACGGCGAACTCGGCTCACGGGTGCTGTCCGACGTGGCCGCGATCCTGGAGCAGCCCAAGCGGCTGCTCACCTGGGCATAGCGCCCTTCGGCGCGAAGGAACGGAGGGCCGGACGTGTGGACGTCCGGCCCTCCGTCTGCGTGTTGACCGTACGGGCCCGCCGGTCTGTGCTGCCATCGGCCGTATGGTCGTCTCCGTCTCCGTCGTCCTGTTTCTGGCGCTCATGGCCGTGCTGCTGATGCGCAACCGGTCGCTCAAGCCGAGCCACGCGGTGCTCTGCGCGCTGATCGGCTTCTGCCTCGCCTCCACCGGCCTGGCGCCGACGATCCAGTCCACCCTGGTCTCGACGGCCGACCTGGTCAGCACCATCAGGCCCTGACCCCGCCGCCGCTCAGCCACTCGGCGCGCCCAACTCCCGCACGAAGACATCGGCGTGGGCGCTCGCCGGTACGCTCGATGCCCCCTGGTACGTTCCCCCCACCTTGCCCATGCCCGCGCTGTCCCACAGCGGCAGGCGAAAGGACCGGTGGACCGGTGACGATCGAGCACGGCTGGCAGAGCCTGACGCTGACCCTTTTCCGGCGGGTCCGCCGTGAGTTCGTCGCGGCCGTCGAGGGCCTGACCGACACCGCTCTGGAGCATCGGCTCACCCCGGCCACCAACAGCGTCGGGTGGCTCGCCTGGCACATCGCCCGGGGCCAGGACCGCAATCTGTCCGAGCTGACCGGCTTGCCGCAGCTCTGGCTGACCGACGGCTGGGCGGACCGGTTCGGGCGCCCGGCCGATCCGGCCGACACCGGATTCGGTCACTCGGCCGCGGCGGCCGCCGCCTTCCGGAGTCCCGGCGGGGCCACGCTGCTCGCCTACCAGGAGGCCGCGCACGGCATCGCCGAGCGCTGTCTCGCGGCCGCGCCCGACGGAGACCTCGGGCGGGTGGTGGTCAGCGTCACGCTGGGGAACGCGCACAGCGTGGCGGACCGGCTGGGCGGCCAACTGGACGACTGCTTCGCCCACCTGGGGCAGATCGCGCTGTTGGAGTCGCTCAGGGCCGGGGACCCCAGGTGACGGTGGGGGTGGGGCGGGGGGTGCGGCGGACGCGGCGGGTGCGGGACCAGAGGACGAGGGACGTGACCAGGGACGCGAAGGCGGTCAGCGCGGCCAGGAGCATCACCACGAAGTACGGCACCAGCGCGTTCACACCGGGCTGGGCCCGGCCGATCACCTCTGCCACCGGGACGGTTCCGTCGTGCTTGGACAGGTGCATGCGCGAGTCGACCGAGTCGGTCCGGTCGTCGGCGAGCAGGAAGATCCGCCCCTGCGGGACCCGTATGTCCACGGCATACGGGCCGTTGGAGACACCGCGGTAGAGATACGGCTCGTCGACGTCCTCGCCGTTGACCTGGAGCGGGCCGCCCGCGCCCAGGACGACATGGTCGCCGCCCACGCCGATCACCCGCCGCAGCGTGTTCATGGGGTCCGGGTTCCAGCCCGTGATGGAGACGTAGACCACGTCCCCGCGCCGGACGCCGGCGCCGCCGCCCTTCCGCACGGCCACCTCGGTACCGGCCGGGAAGGTCGGCCGCATCGTGCCGCTGGTGGTCCGCAGCACCTTGTACCGCTCCCGCGACAGACCGAAGGCGCCGCCAGCCACCAGCACGCCCACCAGGGTGATCACCAGGGCGACCACCAGCTCATGGCGCACCGGCCGCGCCGCCGCCGGAACCTCCACGCCCTCGCCCACGTGCTCTTTCGTGTCCGACACGTTCCCGCCCTTCCCCCGCCGCCCGCTCACCGGGCGGCATCCGGAGGGCATCGTAGGGCCGCCTCCCGGAACGTCCGAATCGCGGACCGTCCGAATCGCGGACCGTCTTACGCCGGGATACATGTTGTATCTATGATGTGCGCATCATGGATGCCACCGTCGCCGCGCCGCCCGCCGCCCCCAAGTCACCGCCCGCCGCCGAGCGGGTCTACCTCCACGTCAAGTCCGGTGTGCTCGACCGCAGTTACGAGGGCGGCACGCTGCTGACCGAAGGGGACCTCGCCGACGCGGTCGGGGTGTCCCGTACGCCCGTGCGCGAGGCGCTGCTGCGGCTGGAGGCGGAGGGCCTGCTCAAGCTCTACCCGAAGAAGGGCGCCCTGGTGCTGCCGGTCTCCGCGCAGGAGATCGCCGACGTCGTGGAGACCCGGCTGCTGGTCGAGCGGTACGCCGTGGCCAAGGTGGTCGGCGCGGCGCCCGCCGAGCTGATCACACGGCTGGAGGACTCGCTCGCCGAGCAGCGCGGCCACGCGGAGGCCGGCGACCTCGCCGCCTTCGCCGTGGCCGACCGCTGCTTCCACGCCGAGATCGTCCGCGCGGCCGGCAACCGTATCCTCGCCCAGCTCTACGACCAGCTGCGCGACCGGCAGTTGCGGATGGGCGTGGCCACCATGCACGCCGTGCCCAGCCGGGTCGCGAAGAACATCTCCGAGCACGCCGAGATCCTCGAAGCCCTGCGCGGCGGCTCCGCCGACACCGCCGCGCGGCTGGTGGACCGGCATGTGTCCTGGGTCAAGACGCTGGCCCGGGGCGAGTCGTGACCGGGAGACCGATACCGGGCGACCCACCGGGAGGGCGTCGCGCCGTACTCGTGTGGGGCGTCGGCACCCTCGTCTACCTCGTCGCCGTCGTGCACCGCACCAGCCTCGGTGTGGCCGGGATCGACGCCGCCGACCGCTTCCACATCGGCGCCTCCGCGCTGTCGTCCTTCTCGATCCTCCAGGTGCTGGTCTACGCGGGCATGCAGATACCCGTCGGCCTGATGGTGGACCGGCTCGGCACCAAGCGCGTACTGATGCTCGGTGCGGTGCTCTTCACCGCCGGGCAGGGGGCGTTCGCGCTGTCCCACTCGTACGGGATGGCGCTCGGCGCCCGCGCGGTGCTCGGCTGCGGCGACGCGATGACCTTCGTGAGCGTGCTGCGGCTCGGCTCGCGGTGGTTCCCGGCCCGGCGCGGTCCGCTGATCGCGCAGGGCGCCGCGCTCTTCGGCGTCGCGGGCAATCTGATCTCGACCGTCGCCCTGTCCCGGCTGCTGCACTCCGCAGGGTGGACGCCGACCTTCCTCGGCACGGCGCTGGGCGGCGCCCTCGTGCTGATCCTGGTCGCCGTCTTCCTCAAGGACCACCCGGAGGGATACGAGCCCGCGCCCGCGGAACACGCCGGAATGGCCTACGTACGGCGGCAGATCGCCGACTCCTGGCGCGAACCCGGCACCCGGCTGGGCATGTGGGCGCACTTCACCACCCAGTTCTCCGGGATGGTGTTCCTGCTGCTGTGGGGGATGCCCTATCTGGTCGAGGACCAGGGGCTCTCGCGCGGCGCGGCCGGCGGGCTGCTCACCCTCGTGGTGGTGGCGAACATGGTCTTCGGGATGCTCTTCGGGCAGCTGATCGCCCGTCACCACGAGGCCAGGATGCCGCTGACCCTCGGGGTGATCGGCGCGACGGCGGTCATGTGGGTGGTGGTGCTCGGCTGGCCGGGCGGCCACGATCCGCTGTGGCTGCTGGTCGTGCTGTGCGTGGTGCTCGGCGCCTGTGGGCCCGGCTCGATGATCGGCTTCGACTTCGCGCGGCCCGCCAATCCGCCCGAGCGCTTCGGGACGGCCTCCGGGATCGTCAACATCGGCGGTTTCACCGCGTCCGTGATCACGCTCTTCGCGATCGGTGTGCTGCTGGACGCGACCGGCGACAACTACCGCATCGCCTGGAGCAGCGTCTTCGTCCTCCAGGCCGTCGGCACCACACAGATCCTGCGGCTGCGGCGGCGCAGTGAGCGGCTGGAGCGGGAGCGGATCGCGGTCAGCCGCGTGGAGAGCGTGCACCGCTCGGACCGGGCGGCGGTCAGCGACTGAACCCCTGGGCGGGACCGAGTCCTCAGCGGGAGGGCGCCGACGGGTCTTCCCTCGGCGGCCGCGGCCGCGGCGGCCCGTCCCCCGACGGCTCCAGCCACGCGGCCGGCGGATCGGCGGCCAGGTCGTCGTGGCGCGAGGCGCCCAGCGAGTGCCCGCGCGCCCGCCGCGGCAGCGGCCCGGCCACGGGCCCCGGGACCGCCCCCGGCACCGGCCCCGCCGCCTGTCCCGGCACCTGCGCCGAGGCGCCCGCCGCGGGCCCGGCCGCCTCGGCGACCGGCCCGCCGCCGTCCGCGTACCGCCCCGCGCCGGCGCCCGGCTCCTCCACCGCGCCCGGCGTGACGATCCCCGGCGGGATCAGCACCACCGCCGCCGTACCGCCGAGCGACGACGGCCGGAAGGTCACCCGCAGCCCGTACGTCCCGGCCAGGCAGCCGACGACCGCGAGACCGAGCCGCGGACCCGACAGCGCCCGCGCGTCCAGCGGGTCGCCGGAGACCAGCTTCTGCGCCCGGGCCAGGGTGTCGTCCGGCATCGCGGCCCCGGCGTCCTCGACGACGACGTACACGCCCGCGTGCGACTCCCGCACCCGCACATGGACTTCACGGGAGTGCGGGGAGAACGCGCAGGCGTTGTCCATGAGTTCGGCCAGCGCGTGCATGACGCCCTCGGCCGCGTCACCCGCCACCGCCGCCGTACCGGCCGGGTGCAGCCGCACCCGCCGCCAGCCGTCGATCCGGGCCGAGGCGCCGCGCAGCACGGAGCCGATCATCACCGGCTCGGCCCAACTGCGGGCGGGCGGCGACCCGGTGAGCACCGCGATGCGGTCGGCCAGGCGGCCGGCCTGCGCGGTGCGGTGGTCGAGGCGCAGCAGATCGCCGAGCACCTGGTCGCGGTGCCGGCGTTCCATCTGCCGCAGATCGGCCAGGGTGGCCGCGGTGAGCGCCCTTATCCGGCCCGCGGTGGTCGCGCACGCGGCCGTCCCCGCGGCCCGCATCCGCTCGGCGGCGCCGATCTCGCGGACCACCACGTCGAGCAGCCGCTGATGGGCGACCCCGGTGGGCCGCGGCAGCCCGGCCAGCACGTCCTCGGCCGAACCGCCCGCCCGCAGCCCCTCCAGCGCCAGCGGCACGGTCACCTCGGCCAGTCGCGCGGTCTCGCCCTCCAGCACCGCCGCCCTGGCCGTCTCCGTGCGCAGCGCGGCCCGCAGCGACGCCTCGGCCTCGGCCGCCGTACGCCGCCGCACCTCCGCGTAGCGCACCGCCCGCCGGGCCGCGTCGAGTTCGATCGCCGCGCGCTTGGCCGCGACGGCGTGCGCGGTGGCCGTACGGGCCGCCTCGGCGCGCAACGCGTCGGTACGGTGGCGCAGTTCACGGGTCAGCCGGTGCCGGGACATGGCCAGTGCCACGGCGACGCCGAGCAGTACCGCGGCCAGCGCGCCCGCGGCGGTGACCACCGGGCGGTCCCCGGCGGTCGCGCGGACCGCCGCCCAGGCGCAGGCCGCGCCCGCCGCCATGGCGGCGGCCAGCGGTGGTCCCACCGTCCGGACGGCGGACCGCTCACGCGAACCGCCGTCCGGAACGGGCGCGGCGGAGGCCGACGGGCCGGATAACGGAGAGCCTTGGGCTGACATCAGTCGGTACCTCATGGCGGGGCCCGCGAG
It encodes the following:
- the lepB gene encoding signal peptidase I, with translation MSDTKEHVGEGVEVPAAARPVRHELVVALVITLVGVLVAGGAFGLSRERYKVLRTTSGTMRPTFPAGTEVAVRKGGGAGVRRGDVVYVSITGWNPDPMNTLRRVIGVGGDHVVLGAGGPLQVNGEDVDEPYLYRGVSNGPYAVDIRVPQGRIFLLADDRTDSVDSRMHLSKHDGTVPVAEVIGRAQPGVNALVPYFVVMLLAALTAFASLVTSLVLWSRTRRVRRTPRPTPTVTWGPRP
- a CDS encoding GntR family transcriptional regulator; the protein is MDATVAAPPAAPKSPPAAERVYLHVKSGVLDRSYEGGTLLTEGDLADAVGVSRTPVREALLRLEAEGLLKLYPKKGALVLPVSAQEIADVVETRLLVERYAVAKVVGAAPAELITRLEDSLAEQRGHAEAGDLAAFAVADRCFHAEIVRAAGNRILAQLYDQLRDRQLRMGVATMHAVPSRVAKNISEHAEILEALRGGSADTAARLVDRHVSWVKTLARGES
- a CDS encoding MFS transporter — translated: MTGRPIPGDPPGGRRAVLVWGVGTLVYLVAVVHRTSLGVAGIDAADRFHIGASALSSFSILQVLVYAGMQIPVGLMVDRLGTKRVLMLGAVLFTAGQGAFALSHSYGMALGARAVLGCGDAMTFVSVLRLGSRWFPARRGPLIAQGAALFGVAGNLISTVALSRLLHSAGWTPTFLGTALGGALVLILVAVFLKDHPEGYEPAPAEHAGMAYVRRQIADSWREPGTRLGMWAHFTTQFSGMVFLLLWGMPYLVEDQGLSRGAAGGLLTLVVVANMVFGMLFGQLIARHHEARMPLTLGVIGATAVMWVVVLGWPGGHDPLWLLVVLCVVLGACGPGSMIGFDFARPANPPERFGTASGIVNIGGFTASVITLFAIGVLLDATGDNYRIAWSSVFVLQAVGTTQILRLRRRSERLERERIAVSRVESVHRSDRAAVSD
- a CDS encoding sensor histidine kinase encodes the protein MGPPLAAAMAAGAACAWAAVRATAGDRPVVTAAGALAAVLLGVAVALAMSRHRLTRELRHRTDALRAEAARTATAHAVAAKRAAIELDAARRAVRYAEVRRRTAAEAEASLRAALRTETARAAVLEGETARLAEVTVPLALEGLRAGGSAEDVLAGLPRPTGVAHQRLLDVVVREIGAAERMRAAGTAACATTAGRIRALTAATLADLRQMERRHRDQVLGDLLRLDHRTAQAGRLADRIAVLTGSPPARSWAEPVMIGSVLRGASARIDGWRRVRLHPAGTAAVAGDAAEGVMHALAELMDNACAFSPHSREVHVRVRESHAGVYVVVEDAGAAMPDDTLARAQKLVSGDPLDARALSGPRLGLAVVGCLAGTYGLRVTFRPSSLGGTAAVVLIPPGIVTPGAVEEPGAGAGRYADGGGPVAEAAGPAAGASAQVPGQAAGPVPGAVPGPVAGPLPRRARGHSLGASRHDDLAADPPAAWLEPSGDGPPRPRPPREDPSAPSR
- a CDS encoding DinB family protein — translated: MTIEHGWQSLTLTLFRRVRREFVAAVEGLTDTALEHRLTPATNSVGWLAWHIARGQDRNLSELTGLPQLWLTDGWADRFGRPADPADTGFGHSAAAAAAFRSPGGATLLAYQEAAHGIAERCLAAAPDGDLGRVVVSVTLGNAHSVADRLGGQLDDCFAHLGQIALLESLRAGDPR